GCTACTAAGAACACCATCGGTTTGTATTTTGCCAATTCTTTATGATCCGATCCAGGAGCGGATCTATTAAGGTCCGTGGGGTTGTCACGCCACCCACAAATTTTGACGGaaactttatatatattaagcatatatatatatatatatataagacgTGCCACCCATAGAATAAAAGTGCTTTGGGGTGCCAGTGGTAAAGGGGCAGAATTATAAGCCTTAAGTCGCGGTATTGAATCCTACTagcattcttttttaaaaaaaaatgtatttgaCCAAACATAAACGAGAGTTTTgtcctctttcttttcttctttttctttctcttcaaaCTCTAACTCCCCCatcaaactttttaaaattttcattgcCCACTAATCGATGAATCTACTTGGCACCCACAGACTCTAAATTCTGGATCCGCCTCTGATCCGATCCCGTTACCTCAACCTGTGATGGAGAACACAAAGCTAACATTAAAAATGCaagaacaaataacaaaattgtTGGTTGCATAAACAAAGTCCTACATTGATAGCTGAAAAGATTAGAAAACTATATATAAGGTGTAAGTTGTAACACCTCTTAATGGTGCGAGGCCTTTTGGAGAAAATCGGACAAGCTTGGTCCAAAACAAACGGTATCACACTTGTTAAGAACATCTTTGAATTGATTCAATCCGACAATTAGTATTAGAGTCCATTTCGATTTACTTTTGCTTGTGAGCTTAAAGACTACACGTACAAAAAGAAATTAGTTGagaatataaatatcaaccaaTATACGTACTGTCAATTCTCGTTTGTTTACACAAAATATTCTAATTTATACATTATAATAAAGCATGTAAAATAAAAACAACGTACACAATAATttctaatattaaaaatatgtgaaaatttTGTACTAAAAAAACTACTAACGTAAAACTTCTACTAAAATAATGTTAGTTCTTTTGGACAGAGAAACAACTTTTCTTTCCAATAATGACCCCAATTGATTCTTGTTAACCTAAAATGCATACATCAGCAGCGAattagaaaaatccaagaaatggCAACGGAAGTGATAGTTGAATTGCAAAGAAATTCACCAAATTGGGCTAACGTAGTTGACGACATGGTGAGAATAGAGAAGAAGATTTTCCCCAAACACGAATCTTTAGCTCGATCTTTTGATGAAGAACTGAAAAAGAAGAATTGTGGGTTGTTCTACATCCAATTGGGTGGAGATATTGCTggttatgttatgtattcttgGCCTTCTTCACTCTGTGCTTGCATCACTAAATTAGCAGGTTTGAAGAAGAAAACCCCTTTTCATTTTTCGTAATTTTCTGTTTTTGATTCGATTTTCCGGTTATTTCACATGTTTTTAAGCAGTTTTATCATGTTTCTTAAGGCATAAGTTATAAGCGCATTTAAACTTATATATGGGTTTGTTTGGCTGAGGGTTCATCGGAAATAAGCTCAGTACCTTCACAAGATAGGGTCCGGCTGCGTACACACTACCCAAATAAGTATGTTGTTTTTAAATGTAAAGAATATAAAGTGCAACCATTGATTGAAGGTATCCTAAAGTTGATGTTCTGGGATTAAGGATGAGGTCCATGGATAAGCGGTTCTTGTTGATTAGTGTGGTTTTTATCGTAACACTACGAATTCTTGGACTAGGATTGAATTTGAGGCACATGATATGCGAATTGTTGTTAGATTACTTCTAAAAGAACATATGTAAAAGAGCCTGTAAGTTTAATAATTGGCGAAATGgcaactacaacaacaataacatacccaatgtaatcccataagtggggtctagggagggtaagATGTACGTAGGCTTTACTCCATCCTTTGTAGGGTTAAGAGATTGTTTCTGATAGACTCTCGGTAAAATAACTATGGTCTCTTTATTAGTTTTCTAACATGTGTAACTACTGCTAAGAATATCAATGTTCAGGGTGGAGAAAGGATTAGTAAGTCATTAGACTCGAGGATACTTAGTTTCTGGAAGCATTATTGTGCTTGCAATTGTAGTTGACACTGGTCTATGAAACTCGTACCAATGTGACTCACGATTAGGTTGGGGATGAACTTTTGCATGATGAGATAAAATTCATGGGATTGGATAGGACCAATGTGATTTAAGATAGGAATTTATCATCCTGAGGAACTCAAATGTGACTCTTGGCTAATGTTTTCGTATGA
This sequence is a window from Solanum dulcamara chromosome 10, daSolDulc1.2, whole genome shotgun sequence. Protein-coding genes within it:
- the LOC129871492 gene encoding uncharacterized protein LOC129871492 encodes the protein MATEVIVELQRNSPNWANVVDDMVRIEKKIFPKHESLARSFDEELKKKNCGLFYIQLGGDIAGYVMYSWPSSLCACITKLAVKENYRGKGHGEKLLKAAVQKCRTRNVHRISLHVDPTRTAAMHLYKKLGFQVDTLVEGYYSSDRNAYRMYLDFDME